A genomic region of Raphanus sativus cultivar WK10039 chromosome 6, ASM80110v3, whole genome shotgun sequence contains the following coding sequences:
- the LOC108830888 gene encoding probable protein phosphatase 2C 30 translates to MQLSNSKNHTDDYTMNGSVIMAPESPVYFPSPLVFSPRSVKTPSSSPRSTPPKLSMVACPPRKQKETTSVPDSNTALKRKRPPMLDLKLPPAVAPWSSTTAKIPGKEHEVIEAEEDGVYSVYCKRGRRGPMEDRHVAAVDTDGGVRKKAFFGVFDGHGGSKAAEFAVKNLGNNIEAAMEAVRSGQEGYSVERAIRDGYIKTDEDFLKEGSRGGACCVTALISEGELAVSNAGDCRAVISRGGVAEALSTDHNPSQANEFKRIEALGGYVDCCNGVWRIQGTLAVSRGIGDRYLKEWVIAEPETRTLRIKPEFEFLILASDGLWDKVTNQEAVDVVRPYFVGVENPKTLSACKKLAELSCNRGCLDDISLIIIQLQQFVP, encoded by the exons ACACCGACGATTATACCATGAATGGATCAGTAATCATGGCTCCGGAATCTCCTGTTTACTTCCCATCCCCGCTTGTTTTTTCTCCGAGGTCGGTCAAAACGCCGTCGTCTTCACCTCGTTCGACGCCACCGAAGCTGTCAATGGTAGCGTGTCCTCCAAGGAAGCAGAAGGAGACGACTTCGGTTCCTGATTCTAACACGGCTTTGAAAAGAAAGCGACCACCGATGCTTGACCTAAAGTTGCCTCCGGCGGTTGCACCGTGGTCCAGTACGACGGCGAAGATACCGGGAAAGGAACATGAGGTTATCgaagctgaagaagatggagttTACTCCGTTTATTGCAAGAGAGGAAGACGCGGACCAATGGAAGATAGACATGTCGCGGCGGTTGATACCGACGGAGGAGTTCGCAAAAAGGCTTTCTTCGGCGTTTTCGACGGTCACGGCGGATCCAAAGCGGCGGAGTTCGCGGTGAAGAATCTCGGCAACAACATCGAGGCGGCGATGGAGGCAGTGAGATCGGGACAAGAAGGTTACTCGGTTGAGAGAGCGATACGCGATGGTTACATCAAAACGGACGAGGACTTCTTGAAAGAAGGCTCTAGGGGCGGCGCGTGTTGTGTGACCGCTCTGATATCGGAAGGTGAGCTTGCGGTTTCTAATGCCGGAGATTGTCGGGCGGTTATAAGCCGCGGTGGCGTTGCGGAAGCTCTGAGTACCGATCACAATCCTTCTCAAGCTAATGAGTTCAAAAGGATTGAAGCATTG GGTGGTTATGTTGACTGCTGCAACGGCGTGTGGAGAATTCAAGGAACATTAGCCGTCTCACGAGGAATTGGAGACCGTTATCTCAAGGAGTGGGTAATAGCTGAACCGGAAACAAGAACATTACGAATTAAACCGGAATTTGAGTTCTTGATCTTAGCATCTGACGGCCTCTGGGATAAG GTAACGAACCAGGAGGCGGTTGATGTGGTTCGGCCGTACTTTGTTGGCGTGGAGAATCCAAAGACACTTTCTGCTTGCAAGAAACTAGCCGAGTTATCGTGTAACAGAGGGTGCCTGGATGATATTAGTCTAATCATAATTCAGCTACAACAGTTTGTGCCATGA